From Rhododendron vialii isolate Sample 1 chromosome 7a, ASM3025357v1:
TAGGTAGTGGGGTACTACCGGTACAAACCGGAAACAGAGGGGACACAATTTTGGTTTGCAAGAATTCAACCGGTAGGAGGAAAAATGGTACCGGTAGGAGTCCGAGAAAAATTAGTAATCCTACCGGTAAGGAACAAATCCTACCGGTACAAACTCAAAACAGAGGGTACACATCATTACAACAACAaggttctaccggtagagaaaAACGTCATACCGGTAGAAATTCGGAATTTGGCGATTTTAACAGAAAAATGCAAATTTCGATCCAAGCTCAAATTCAACATTACAAGCACGgtttcaaacaccaaatcactcataaaacatataaagagtggtagaatttcctacctcgaGCATCCaagcccaaaacaaaaagattgaTCGAACCCTAGTTTCTGGAATCCAAATCAAGCGAAAATACACccaaccgagctctatccaacgcgATACGAGCCCGAATACGCACGTAAAAGATGGAGTTGAAGTTGATTGTTGTGGattttgagtgattgggtgagagagcgagagagatggagagaccgAGTGAGAAAGAGAGTGTCGAGAGGGAGATGGGATGAAAAgaatgggaaaaagaaaaaaaatctcactgGTATACAcgacacacacacatgcactaaaTCACACTCACACCCAATAATTTCCAAACCATTACACATTTAACCCACAACTATAATTTTCTCATTAATCCATCAATTAtccatttataaaacattaaaaattaataatggaaatttacgggtctctacaccctccgtcctaatttacttGTTCCAATTTTATTCTAGccggataaaaaaactagttatatctttaaattggtaatgaattttatatccaatatggatcttgtttgatagatctcgatttgttctataatacaatattttcaaaatcacctaaaacaatataaattacaagatataatcaattgaaaagtggcacgaattagatataactaatttttttatccggCTAGAATAAAACTGAAACAagtaaattgagacggagggagtatttggcAACTCTTATCTTCAATCCAGCGTGTCATTTGTCAACCACACGCACCATATATTCCAAGCCTCAAAACACATACTGTGGGCGGGCTACAAAATCGGTAAATCTGTCTTCACagataatctgtgcacagattttattatgGAGTTCATTATGGATCTCATACAAacgatttgagccgttcattaaatgtaaaacattttttaagggtttccgtaaaaaatcaaatcaatccaatacctataggtgcttgatctaattatctaatttttcattacccaaaaatctgaatgaaaatttagatgattggatcaagcacctataggtattagattgagcatGTTTTTCACGGGGAcgcttgaaaaaatatttttcatttaataaacagttcgaatcatttgtgtgggatctgTGGTGAACTTCATAACAAAATCTGTGTACAGATGTATGTCTGGTTCGCAGGGTTCCTACAAAATTATGTGGATAACGAATCAGGCCGTGGATATTATTAATTGCTCTTTCAGGCTGGCCAAGCCTGAATATTCCGAAAGCCCACGTAATAAGTTGGACGACTCACGACACGCCATATGACATTGTCTTGTGCACACACAGTACAGTAGACTAATGAATTGGTAAACAAACAAGGCTTCCTTAGCTTTCGTAATCTACTGGAATACTATTTGGCCAAAACATCAGATCGAGAAAacgaataataatataaaaacaAGTTGTCCTGATCAGTTTAATCCTTATTACGGCGGCTTAGACATAGCTGATCATGTTGTTCACGTTATCCGCCTAATTGCTGTCACAAAGACAATTCAAAGTTTTCTTGAatgtcttcttatttttttttgtctttttgaaattttttttatttgaagtcCTCTCTTGTAAAAAAGCCCGGTTCTAACCCAAGAGGTTTGGTCAAGTGGTTGTGAGAAAGTAATAAGTTCTCCTCCATGAGGTCTTccacggaggccaaacatttcaaaccttgagGCTATCAAGAcctcaaaattagtcgaggtacgcGCAAGTTAACCCGGACTTCcgattataaattttaaaaaaaggccTAATTCTTTGTCAGTTTGTTAGAGAAACTTCCAATGGTGTTCCTCTCACATCTCTAGATTTAATTTGAACTAACTTTTCATCTCCATAATTGCATGTGACCATTTCCCTTAGCAGTCGACAGGCGACAAGTCAAACACACCGGCGTTGCATATTCAACTTAACCACCCTCTCCTTCCCATCTATATAACCACCTAGATAACATGGGGGATGTCTTCAAAACAtacccattctctctctctctctctctctctctctctctctctcaaggaacTCAGGAACTCCCGATATGGAAATAGAGACTGGTTTAGGAGATGTGTTATTGAAGGTGGTGCTGTTTGTTTTAGTCCAAGCTCTTGTTTATTTCATCCTTTCCAAATCCTCCGACATCTTCTCCAAGAACCCGGTTCGGTCCGCAAGTTTCAAGCCGGCTCGGTCAGTTATTGTCCGGCGAATTGTTGCCACCCTTGCCGACATGCCTGCCGGCGGCGAGGCCTCGCCTTCTTCCAAGGATATGGTATTGCAGAGGAAGAATGACAGAACTGCCCACGAGCACACTTCTTAGGCTCCTCTCCGCTGTCATGATTTTTTGGGGATctttttcccatttcttttgagGTCATTGGAAGAAATTCTATGCATATAATAGTAAGAGTAGGGTGGGAGAAGGGGATTGATGGGTATTCttttgttgattgattgaatgTTAGGTCTAGTTATAAGTATTTTCAACTAGGGTTGGATTGTTCTTTCATTGAATGTTAGGTCTAGTCATAAGTAGGAGTACTGCTACTTCTAAGTTATCAACTAGGGTTTGATGTACCTATGAATTTGTAATACATGAATCAATTGTTTTGGAAGTCCGATTTCGAATCAGTAGTTGATGTGGTGGTGAATTTTGAATCTTTGAGATTTTGGTGAATGACAATCTCAAACGAGTTATTGCGTTTTTTCTGTGAAGAATGCAAGGCGGCATATTTGTAATTGAGACACCACTTGCCAATTAAATTTGGTAGAATACATTAATTTGTCTCTCACCCACCAATAACTATCATGGAGCACAACTGTTACATCCCACATATTCTCAATTATCAAATTTTACCCGATAAGGGCCTAACCGGAAATGATGCATGTTTGGCGAGACTTATCAATAGATGGTTGATCTTTCTAAAATCGTGCTTCGGGCACCGTGAAAGTTTCAGGCCAAGTGAAAGTTCAAGATTAGAGGGACAAATAAGGATATTGAACCTAAGAAACTGTGAAACAAATTACTATAAcacgaaaaattaatttctaaaTTAAGTGAAGTGGTTTTTAAATTAcgatttgtttttaaaaagtCTGTGTCAACATACTTACTGTTAAGAAAACTGGTGCCTAGCTAGCAATACAAGTGATCAGTACGGAACTATAGCCCAATTGAGAAAGAATCTGCATTGTGTCCGGATGAGGTGGAAACCCCATGGTTTCCGCCACGGCCCATTGTGGGCCGTACTGAGCATTTTCGTTAATAATTCGAATCATTCATCTTGTAGGGTCCCGCAAATTAATGTTAATGCAAAAAATCATCTTGATTGAACATCAATAGCCatgtcaaaaattgaattttggtttataaaacggaCGGCCTAATTCTGTCACTAGTAttttaagttaaactgtccATGACCGTCggttttataaaccaaaatttaaattttgatatagtttttaatgtccgatcaagttgattttttacgtaGACAAATAACTTTTCGgaccctacaagatgaacggtttagattactGCAGTGAATACCCAGTAGGGCTCACAATGAGTGACGGAAACCATGAGGTTTTCACCTCATccggaaagaatttaatctcattgaGGAGAGTAATGGAAATTCAATGTTGTCATGATCAAGAGAGAGCCCAAATTGGTAACAAAAACACACTCAACATTCTGGTTGCTACTTTAAAATGGAAAAGAGATGGGCAAGTGACCAAGTGTTGAGAGTATATAACCATGTCAAATTCATATGATCTTTGTCCAATACCATAGATCCTTGCAAATAACTCTTTGGCTGTAGCCTGTAGCCAATGGCAAGAACTGACAAAATCAATATAGCACTTAAATGCAACTCTACAAGCAACTTGTCGAGGGATAGAGAGCATAAAAGATTGCATATTTGTTGCCATCCAAATATTGACTTCtgtgggagacatggccgagcccaatTGCCTAGCTCCGAGCCGAGCgtgagcttcaagggagcatcgtgggagacatggccgagcccagttgctaAACTCTGGGCCGAGCttgagcttcgagggagcatcgtgggGACATAtatggccgagcctagttgcctagctccgggccgagccgagccgagcagAGCTTCGAAGGAGCATTGTGGGGACAAGGTCGAGCCTAGTTGCcaagctccgggccgagccgagccgagctttgagggagcattgtggggacaaggccgagcctagttgccaagctccgggccgagccgagcttcgtgGGAGCTATCATGAgaaacatggccgagcccaCTGAACTAACTCCGGGATGAGCCGAGCCTCGTGGCCTTCCGCCAAACGTAACGATTGTGGCCGAACTAGAATATTCGGCCACTACAACTTCATAAAAGAACGTAAAATATTCAGTCTCTCTTTGTTATGTCCGAAGGTATTTTCTCACTTTTTTAATGACACAGATGAACGATGGAATGATGTATCCTTCGTTTATTTAAAGTCTCCCTCTTCCAACAAACAAActaaattcctctctctctctctctctctctctctctctctcaatgcaCGGTTTGAAGAACATGAAGCAACACCCAAGTAGTAATTATGTGTCAACAGAGTCTAAACGGGGCATGAACAGAGATTCACAAGTAATATCAAAGGTCAAGCCAAAGCCGCGCATGCCGCGCATAACCCACATATTTGCACCAGAAGTCATAAAGACAGATGAAGCCAGCTTCAGAGATTTAGTCCAGAAACTCACTGGGAAACCTTCCGGCAGCGAAACCCGCCACGAG
This genomic window contains:
- the LOC131334250 gene encoding VQ motif-containing protein 17, whose protein sequence is MHGLKNMKQHPSSNYVSTESKRGMNRDSQVISKVKPKPRMPRITHIFAPEVIKTDEASFRDLVQKLTGKPSGSETRHENTNSPPTIEQRSKYIRTENDVHIRYGERIKEESEEIFGGEDSNSFVDLIELPLLPLKSSHFSRYNGMPLFK